A region of the Nitrospirota bacterium genome:
CATTATTCGGGACTGGGTCCACTGGTACAACCACGGGCGGCCGCATCAGGCCCTCGGGTACCGGAGTCCCGTCCAATATCGCGCCCAACAATCACCCCAGGTGGCTTGATTCATGGGGAGCGCTACACTGACAAGCAAAGAGATTCGGAACGGGCAATGTGCCAGAGTCAAGAGAGAAAGGAACCGCCGGAACGGTTCACCGCAGAGCCGAGCAGGACACGACGTGTGACAGGGCTAGGACATATCGCCCGTGCACCAGCCGAGGACGAGGTGGAATCTGCTGTACATCCAACTTGGTCAGCACTGCCTGGGACACGGTTTGGATCTCTCGGTTCGACCGCGAAACGAGGATTGGCACAAATTGAAACTCACTCCTCTGCCAAAGCCACAATAAATCCTTAGCCAAAGTCTCGGATGAATCGAACGAAAGAATCAGCGCATCGGACAGGAATTCATGAATTGGGTGGATCTGCGGATAACCTGGGACGTAAGTCGGGTTTATAAAGTCGGTGAAGCCTTGTGTAGTGAAAATCACCCGGTCGCAGTCAGCCACCTCCTTCAATGCCTTCGCAAGGGATAGATCTTCGGAAGTTAACCCGGTCGTACGAGGAGGAATATCCAACTTGCCAACCGAAGCCCAGATGGATCCACTCCAGAGCAGGGCCACAGTGGCAAGCAGCAACACCATCACGCCCTTGGGAAGAGAGGTCGTGCGAAAGACGCTTAGACTCGGCCATCGAGGGCGGAGCAACAGATCCATACACCACACCGTTAGGCCACCCACGAGAAGTGAAATCAGAGGAGCAAACTGACGTCCCTGATAAAACATTCCCCCAGCGGTCACCAAGACAAGCGAAAAAGTACAGCCCGCGATGCTCAAGAGGAACAGGTATCGTAGAAACGCCTTCGCTTCTCGGCTGTTTCCTCGAACGTAGAGCCATCCCAGAAGAAATAAAACCGGTCCTAGCACGATCTTGAGAACAACTGACCGCCCAACCATGGACACCATTTCTCCCCACATCACCAGGATCCGACGCTGGGGCTGAGCAATGCTTCCCCCAAGAAAAGTGTCCATAATATCTCGATACGCATCGTGAGCGCCGAGATACCAAATGTTCTGCATCAACTGGCATGTGAAAGCGAGCGCAGGTGCTGAGACCATGCTGACCCATCGGCCGAGTCGAACACCCCTTCCTGTCATCAGGTCGAGCCCAACCATCCAAATCAGAAGGAACAGGACGGAATCGTATGAAGAGAGGGCCAGTGAGAACCAGATTATCCACGCCAACCCCATGTAGACTTTGTGCTGAGTGGGGGTCTCGACTTGTAACTCTTTCAAGGTGATCCACATGAACAAGAATCGTAAGAAGTCGTCGAGAGGCTGGTTGGCCAGGGAATCAGCGTATTCCAGAAACATTGACGAGGTCAGATAGTAAATCGCCGCGAACCACCCAATCGCTGGAGAAAGGATTCGGGAAAAAACCAAGTACATCAGCCACACCGCGACTAATGAGATAGTCAGCGATACAGCCCTGAATGCAGCAGCCTGGTCCCATCCTGCCTTCATGACTGCGGCAAAAGGGAAAAGGTAACCAGATGGATAGTGCGTGTAGTGAAGGCGCGGCCCAACATTAGGGCTTGAGGCTGGTGAGGTTCCATGTGCATGATGTCTGAGCGGTGGCTCCTCAAGAAACCGAGTGGCTACGGAATAGCCTTGCGGGAGAAACAAACCATAGTGCGCCCATACGCCGTCCTTCTGCCAATGTCGTATCGTCAGAAGCGTCTGGGCGTCTCCGAACATCCAGCCGCTCCATCGTTCTTCCTGAACAGCCCTGAGTAAAAGAACTCCTCCCACGATGAATAAAACAATAATAAGGACAAGCCCCCAACACTTTCGACGGTCCGAAGGTGCCACCTGCTCTGTCAAAAGTGCATGTGGCACAACAACTCCTTGGACTGGATCCTCTGCTATGCCCGCCGCCAAGGAAGGAATAGACATTAGGCCACCTGTCTGCCAATCCTCACGCGTTGTAAGGTGAACCGTCCCGCGGCCCAGGTAACAAGCGCCACGAGCACCAGACCTCCCAGAAGCCACTTTGAGAGTCCAAATAACAGCCAAAATACCTCGGGTTCGTATACATACTCGACCGACTGATTTCCCACACCGATTGCCACCCCTCGAAGTGTTGTATAGGTTCGCAAGAGTGGCTTTTCTACACCATCGACATACACCTTCCAACCTGGATAATAGCTATCCCCCAGCGTAAGAATGCCTCCTGAACTACCTTCGACCTTAATACTGACCCGATCCGCTCCTCGAAGGACTTGGATGCTTGGGCTCACCCCTTCAGCCTCTAATGCGCTGTGATCCTGGACTCTGCTGCAAATTGGCGAAGCTGCATCATCGCTGGCCACGAGAACAGCATGGGTTCTTAAGTCACGCAAACCCGAGCGATGGATATAGCGTAGGGCCTCTGTATCATTGATGAAACAGCGAACATCGGATGAGACAAATGCAGGACCGACTTCCTCTTGTGCAGCAAACAATGTCTTTCTGACTCCATCAAGCTGAAGAATTGGTAGATAGCCGGGCATAAGGCTACTTTGGTAGGCGAGCACGTACCTCACATCCAGGAGGCCTAAGGCTTCAAAGTTCGTCCGATTGGTCCCACGCACTTGAACAATGCTTTCAAATGGACCGGCCTCACTTCCATTGACTCCAATTTCAATAAAACGGCCATACCAAACTGGATGAAATAGGCTATATCCGGATGGCGTCCTTATTCCGCTTAGAGGAAGCATGGCGCTTTCCACCTCTGCAGTCCATGGGATGTTCGGCATCTCCCGAGTAAAGTCCACAACCCGTGCGTCTGACTCATT
Encoded here:
- a CDS encoding IS3 family transposase, which translates into the protein MRDWVHWYNHGRPHQALGYRSPVQYRAQQSPQVA